One part of the Syngnathus acus chromosome 17, fSynAcu1.2, whole genome shotgun sequence genome encodes these proteins:
- the ankrd12 gene encoding ankyrin repeat domain-containing protein 12 isoform X2, with protein sequence MAKPGSDRDGAMVEKQAGKKCKDKLSPFTKTPKLDRSELLAKEGKVKSSMKRKLSFTNSPPRTTTDERDSDTDESDPGQSAETWGERLAAPCRTYADKDGPDKKKVKKEAGGKKSQAPNLLFGYPLSERKQMALLMQMTANSPDSTPSHPSQTTPVPKKVPSSASSRQKDKVNKRNERGETALHMAAIRGDAKQVKELISLGADVNVKDFAGWTPLHEACNLGYYDVAKVLIAAGAEVNTQGLDDDTPLHDASSSGHKDIVKLLLRHGGDAFQANKRGERPVDVADSEELERLLKGEAVLSEQGDSSSDSEDSPSVNPSSVDDSDAEKDSDAKAKSSSSCNPDLDEYEFKDEEEEEDLSKVLNDRHILRRELRQREKEDKEHGAVAGKQSAKGEAKSKKPKIPRLHCSSDSSSDERESLPDRRNSPTCSQSSEGIKVKKDSGEQKDKGKFKRKNKSQNKNKENQEDGKENSKTLVLQLAAAAESADKGREEDSFKMSFSPKDDSSVHLFHLSAIKSPKLNHGLADKHAAPLKQENSSCPTDAIKYNHYSDVDFSTESSSAKAHKHKEKSKHHQRDGERDDARTSPGPLAGVEGAAAARKTDVDVKAAKKHKVKHKEKDKHRREYEAECSRHRQKEVRRDGHRNLEFDREFWKENFFKSDEAEDTAATKRQAEEHCSLQRMCGDGKEDKSAKEKHSSGKDKRPRDERDKEKAVKKERREERTRERDDRASERIPDAESNQSMKEETEETAITLAADQEHLEPARDKTDKRLPGKEKEMEKMEKRHPDKEKKLKSEHASRAEPQSQLERWKEKERAGPASAHFPGDKLKSLSAAKKHEDGRKSRDKRSDTDHREKDRAGYDKKPSEKSSDHGRSDRSKDCERKRKDKLKDGTLSSTSNLKSLLEEKKSYLSESGKSSFTKSKEEAAGRMPEKDRDRRERDRDSDRHKDKERHKDRSQQSKANKVKPSETEGEKAKLKPPAAAAGTRDTRPKEKRLVNDDLMQTSFERMLSLKDQEIEQWHRKHLERIKQKERERLKLRSLPDPAKPRPKDRTKTDTCFSKELLRSKSSEASDAHCREKAPKDVSALRAVSLDGKSLPSIGAKVMSAVENCLSRSPRPEGEHCSLMSRSVSLLSVASSEDSCQAATLTPKHAEYDSDVNLEPADTQPAFLQSSLVIQAARLPAALDKDCVVLPDAHRPTLPGRHESPYLRAILDEDANVSTETGATDSPPKPHAEAPRTRETSTEREEVSVGQPCSNAESLAECKDSAGGSSPNREPPSLTLCGSPAAELSDAAVPRDIPCLESPTSQPEATNRDFDPASLSIEPPELTNSESLQPVDPVLVSRLPVDSSSSGPLADQNETNTDADGAEHLSAEIVPESVKMEVTESPVASTSTTKPQASFEFKCLQENLDPRPPVVVTPMEMSDDESSATKDQEMCDAQKSENQVPSSSLEEQLTTELSSELYMEATPSDRKTESSYEDSSLAAIQPAGHSDLSSSSCSSSGGSSMSSGSSMSGGSSMSGGGGSSTSGGSSSNTSGSSSPQSAEPESDCCGTKLKLRSSDEEADLHLSHPRKRKMPKPPFCQPGPAQELERESGEAVQQQQSLAAIVASVKLEEIEPYQTERANPYYEFLHIRRKIEEKRKVLCSVAPQPPQYYDEYVTFNGSYLLDGNPLSKLCIPTITPPPSLPEQLKEMFKQQEVVRMKLRLQHSIEREKLIVSNEQEVLRVHYRAARTLANQTLPFSACTVLLDAEVYNMPQDVQSDDGKTSVRDRFNARQFMSWLQDVDDKFDKLKTCLLMRQQHEAAALNAVQRLEWQLKLQELEPATYKSTGIFEIPEFYIPLVEVNDDFDLTPI encoded by the exons ATGGCCAAACCCGGTAGCGACAGAGATGGCGCCATGGTGGAAAAGCAAGCGGGGAAGAAG TGCAAAGACAAGTTGTCCCCATTCACCAAGACGCCCAAGCTGGACCGGAGCGAGTTGCTGGCAAAGGAAGGCAAAGTCAAGTCTTCCATGAAGCGCAAGCTCTCCTTCACAAACAGTCCGCCCCGGACCACCACGGACGAGCGAGACTCGGACACCG ATGAGTCAGACCCAGGCCAGTCCGCTGAGACCTGGGGTGAGAGATTAGCGGCCCCTTGCCGGACGTACGCAG ATAAGGATGGACCAGATAAGAAGAAAGTGAAAAAGGAGGCCGGGGGCAAGAAGTCGCAAGCTCCCAACCTTTTGTTTGGCTACCCGCTGTCCGAGCGCAAGCAGATGGCTCTGCTCATGCAAATGACGGCCAACAGTCCAG ATTCCACGCCCAGCCACCCCTCGCAGACCACGCCGGTGCCCAAGAAGGTTCCCAGCAGCGCCTCGTCGCGGCAGAAGGACAAGGTCAACAAGCGCAACGAGCGTGGCGAGACGGCGCTGCACATGGCCGCCATACGGGGTGACGCCAAGCAAGTCAAGGAGCTCATCAGCTTGGGAGCTGATGTCAACGTCAAGGACTTTGCAG GCTGGACCCCGCTTCACGAAGCTTGTAACCTGGGTTACTACGACGTGGCGAAGGTGCTAATCGCAGCCGGCGCTGAGGTGAACACGCAGGGTCTGGACGACGACACGCCTCTCCACGACGCGTCCAGCAGCGGCCATAAAGAC ATTGTGAAGCTGCTCCTGCGCCACGGCGGAGACGCCTTCCAGGCCAACAAGCGCGGTGAGCGGCCGGTGGACGTGGCCGACTCGGAGGAGCTGGAGCGGCTGTTGAAAGGAGAGGCAGTGCTCTCCGAGCAGGGTGACAGCTCCTCGG ACTCGGAGGATTCGCCATCCGTCAACCCGTCCAGCGTGGACGACTCTGACGCAGAGAAGGACTCTGACGCTAAAGCTaagtcgtcgtcgtcgtgcAACCCGGACCTGGACGAGTACGAGTTCAaggacgaggaagaggaggaagacctGAGTAAAGTGCTCAATGACCGACATATCCTGCGGCGAGAATTGCGGCAGAGGGAGAAGGAGGACAAAGAGCACGGCGCTGTGGCCGGGAAGCAGAGCGCCAAGGGGGAAGCCAAGTCCAAGAAGCCCAAGATCCCTCGGCTGCACTGCAGCTCAGACTCATCCAGCGACGAGCGGGAGAGCCTCCCCGACAGGAGGAACTCACCCACCTGCTCGCAGAGTTCGGAGGGCATCAAggtaaaaaaagacagcggcGAGCAGAAAGACAAGGGCAAATTCAAGAGGAAGAACAAAAgccagaataaaaacaaagaaaaccaagAGGACGGGAAGGAGAACAGCAAGACGCTGGTCCTCCAGCTGGCCGCCGCTGCGGAGAGCGCGGACAAGGGGCGCGAGGAGGACTCCTTCAAGATGTCCTTCAGCCCCAAAGACGACTCGTCGGTGCACCTCTTCCACTTGTCGGCCATCAAGTCACCCAAACTCAACCACGGCCTGGCCGACAAGCACGCGGCGCCGCTCAAGCAGGAGAACAGCTCGTGTCCCACCGACGCCATCAAGTACAACCACTACTCGGACGTGGACTTCTCCACGGAAAGCTCCAGCGCCAAGGCCCACAAGCACAAGGAGAAGAGCAAGCACCACCAGCGTGATGGGGAGCGCGACGACGCCCGCACCAGCCCGGGCCCGCTCGCCGGCGTTGagggcgccgccgccgcgcgcAAGACGGACGTGGATGTCAAAGCGGCCAAGAAGCACAAAGTCAAACATAAGGAGAAAGACAAACACCGGAGAGAGTACGAGGCCGAGTGTAGCCGTCACAGGCAGAAGGAGGTCAGGAGAGACGGCCACAGGAATCTGGAGTTTGACAGAGAGTTCTGGAAGGAGAACTTCTTCAAAAGCGACGAGGCGGAAGACACGGCGGCTACAAAACGCCAAGCGGAGGAGCACTGCTCCCTCCAGAGGATGTGCGGCGACGGCAAGGAGGACAAGAGCGCCAAGGAGAAACATTCCAGTGGCAAAGACAAGCGGCCGAGGGACGAGCGTGACAAGGAGAAGGCGGTGAAAAAAGAGCGCAGGGAAGAGAGGACCAGAGAGCGCGACGACAGAGCAAGCGAGCGCATTCCAGATGCCGAGAGCAACCAAAGTATGAAAGAAGAGACGGAGGAGACGGCCATAACTCTCGCTGCCGATCAGGAACATCTGGAGCCCGCGCGCGACAAAACAGACAAGCGGCTCCCGGGAAAAGAgaaggaaatggaaaaaatggagaaaaggCATCCggacaaggaaaaaaagctcaaGTCGGAGCACGCCAGCAGAGCTGAGCCGCAGAGTCAGTTGGAGCGCTGGAAGGAAAAAGAGCGAGCCGGGCCCGCTTCCGCCCACTTCCCGGGCGATAAACTCAAGTCTCTGTCCGCCGCCAAGAAGCACGAAGACGGCCGAAAAAGTCGAGACAAGCGCTCCGATACGGATCACAGAGAAAAGGACCGCGCGGGTTACGACAAGAAGCCGTCGGAGAAAAGCTCAGATCACGGCAGATCCGATCGCTCCAAGGACTGTGagcgaaaaagaaaagacaagctTAAAGATGGGACGCTTTCCTCCACTTCCAATCTGAAATCACTTCTGGAGGAGAAGAAGTCTTATCTCTCTGAAAGTGGCAAGTCCTCATTCACAAAATCCAAAGAAGAGGCAGCGGGGAGGATGCCGGAGAAGGATCGGGACCGGAGGGAGCGAGACAGAGATTCGGACAGGCACAAAGACAAGGAGCGCCACAAGGACCGTTCCCAGCAGAGCAAGGCCAACAAAGTCAAGCCCAGCGAGACGGAAGGTGAAAAGGCCAAGCTCAAAcctcccgccgccgccgccggaaCCCGAGACACCAGGCCCAAAGAGAAGCGCCTGGTCAACGATGACCTGATGCAGACCAGCTTTGAGCGAATGCTGAGCCTCAAGGACCAAGAGATTGAGCAGTGGCACCGCAAGCACCTGGAGAGGATTAAACAGAAGGAAAGGGAGAGGCTCAAACTGAGATCTCTGCCGGACCCTGCCAAGCCCAGGCCCAAGGACCGGACTAAGACGGACACGTGCTTCAGCAAAGAGCTCCTGCGCTCCAAAAGCTCCGAAGCTTCTGACGCCCACTGCAGAGAGAAAGCCCCGAAGGACGTCTCCGCTCTCAGGGCTGTGTCCCTAGACGGAAAGAGCCTGCCCTCCATCGGCGCCAAGGTCATGTCCGCAGTTGAGAACTGCCTGAGCAGATCCCCACGACCCGAGGGTGAGCACTGCAGCCTCATGTCCAGGTCCGTGTCCCTGCTTTCGGTCGCCAGCTCCGAGGACTCCTGCCAGGCGGCCACCTTGACCCCTAAGCACGCGGAGTACGACTCGGACGTGAACTTGGAGCCGGCCGACACGCAGCCCGCCTTCCTGCAGTCCTCCCTGGTCATCCAGGCCGCCAGATTGCCGGCCGCTCTGGACAAGGACTGCGTCGTTCTTCCGGATGCGCACCGGCCGACACTTCCCGGCAGACACGAATCGCCGTACCTCAGGGCCATCCTGGACGAGGACGCCAACGTGTCCACTGAAACCGGGGCGACAGACAGTCCACCGAAACCCCACGCAGAGGCTCCGAGAACAAGGGAGACGTCAACAGAAAGAGAAGAGGTGAGCGTCGGCCAACCGTGTTCAAACGCCGAGTCGCTCGCAGAGTGTAAAGATTCAGCTGGCGGCTCCTCACCCAACAGAGAGCCTCCAAGTCTCACTCTCTGCGGTAGTCCTGCAGCAGAACTTTCTGATGCCGCTGTCCCGAGGGACATCCCCTGTCTGGAAAGTCCAACTTCACAACCGGAAGCGACCAACAGGGACTTTGACCCGGCATCTCTGTCGATAGAACCGCCGGAGCTCACCAACTCTGAAAGCCTCCAGCCCGTGGATCCTGTCCTCGTGAGCAGACTGCCGGTggactcttcttcttcaggccCGCTTGCGGATCAGAATGAAACAAACACCGACGCGGATGGTGCAGAACACCTTAGTGCCGAAATTGTCCCTGAGAGCGTCAAGATGGAGGTGACGGAAAGTCCAGTAGCCTCCACCAGCACCACCAAACCTCAAGCAAGCTTCGAGTTTAAATGTCTGCAAGAGAATCTGGATCCCAGACCTCCCGTTGTAGTCACTCCGATGGAGATGTCGGACGACGAGTCCAGCGCGACAAAGGATCAAGAGATGTGCGATGCACAGAAGTCTGAAAACCAAGTTCCAAGTTCTTCACTGGAAGAGCAGCTGACTACAGAGTTATCCTCTGAGTTATACATGGAGGCGACCCCCTCGGACCGGAAAACCGAGTCCTCGTATGAAGACTCCAGTCTGGCCGCCATCCAACCGGCAGGCCACAGTGACCTGAGTAGTAGCAGCTgtagcagcagcggcggcagcagcatgagcagcggcagcagcatgagcggcggcagcagcatgagcggcggcggcggcagcagcacgagcggcggcagcagcagcaacacctCGGGCAGTTCGTCTCCCCAGTCCGCAGAACCAGAGTCGGACTGCTGCGGCACCAAGCTCAAGCTCCGCTCCTCGGATGAGGAAGCGGACCTGCACTTATCGCACCCGCGTAAAAGGAAGATGCCCAAGCCGCCTTTCTGCCAGCCGGGTCCGGCGCAGGAACTCGAACGGGAGAGCGGCGAAGccgtgcagcagcagcagtcgcTCGCCGCCATCGTGGCCTCGGTCAAGCTGGAGGAGATCGAGCCCTACCAGACAGAGCGCGCCAACCCTTACTACGAGTTCCTGCACATTCGGAGGAAGATCGAAGAGAAACGCAAGGTGCTGTGTAGCGTGGCGCCGCAGCCGCCGCAGTACTACGACGAGTACGTCACCTTCAACGGCTCCTACCTCCTGGATGGGAACCCGCTCAGCAAGCTGTGCATCCCCACG ATAACTCCGCCTCCCTCACTACCCGAGCAACTGAAGGAGATGTTCAAGCAGCAGGAGGTGGTCCGCATGAAACTGCGCCTGCAGCACAGCATCGAGAGG GAGAAGCTGATCGTGTCCAACGAGCAGGAAGTCCTGCGCGTGCACTATCGGGCGGCGAGGACGCTGGCCAATCAGACGCTGCCGTTCAGCGCCTGCACCGTGCTGCTGGACGCCGAAGTCTACAACATGCCCCAAGACGTCCAG AGCGACGACGGCAAAACGTCGGTGAGGGACCGATTCAACGCCAGGCAGTTCATGTCCTGGCTGCAAGATGTCGACGACAA
- the ankrd12 gene encoding ankyrin repeat domain-containing protein 12 isoform X1: MAKPGSDRDGAMVEKQAGKKCKDKLSPFTKTPKLDRSELLAKEGKVKSSMKRKLSFTNSPPRTTTDERDSDTELKWHTHLNINRWEADLRPSLLYGVRPLQGNCVDARTTTTKGNESDPGQSAETWGERLAAPCRTYADKDGPDKKKVKKEAGGKKSQAPNLLFGYPLSERKQMALLMQMTANSPDSTPSHPSQTTPVPKKVPSSASSRQKDKVNKRNERGETALHMAAIRGDAKQVKELISLGADVNVKDFAGWTPLHEACNLGYYDVAKVLIAAGAEVNTQGLDDDTPLHDASSSGHKDIVKLLLRHGGDAFQANKRGERPVDVADSEELERLLKGEAVLSEQGDSSSDSEDSPSVNPSSVDDSDAEKDSDAKAKSSSSCNPDLDEYEFKDEEEEEDLSKVLNDRHILRRELRQREKEDKEHGAVAGKQSAKGEAKSKKPKIPRLHCSSDSSSDERESLPDRRNSPTCSQSSEGIKVKKDSGEQKDKGKFKRKNKSQNKNKENQEDGKENSKTLVLQLAAAAESADKGREEDSFKMSFSPKDDSSVHLFHLSAIKSPKLNHGLADKHAAPLKQENSSCPTDAIKYNHYSDVDFSTESSSAKAHKHKEKSKHHQRDGERDDARTSPGPLAGVEGAAAARKTDVDVKAAKKHKVKHKEKDKHRREYEAECSRHRQKEVRRDGHRNLEFDREFWKENFFKSDEAEDTAATKRQAEEHCSLQRMCGDGKEDKSAKEKHSSGKDKRPRDERDKEKAVKKERREERTRERDDRASERIPDAESNQSMKEETEETAITLAADQEHLEPARDKTDKRLPGKEKEMEKMEKRHPDKEKKLKSEHASRAEPQSQLERWKEKERAGPASAHFPGDKLKSLSAAKKHEDGRKSRDKRSDTDHREKDRAGYDKKPSEKSSDHGRSDRSKDCERKRKDKLKDGTLSSTSNLKSLLEEKKSYLSESGKSSFTKSKEEAAGRMPEKDRDRRERDRDSDRHKDKERHKDRSQQSKANKVKPSETEGEKAKLKPPAAAAGTRDTRPKEKRLVNDDLMQTSFERMLSLKDQEIEQWHRKHLERIKQKERERLKLRSLPDPAKPRPKDRTKTDTCFSKELLRSKSSEASDAHCREKAPKDVSALRAVSLDGKSLPSIGAKVMSAVENCLSRSPRPEGEHCSLMSRSVSLLSVASSEDSCQAATLTPKHAEYDSDVNLEPADTQPAFLQSSLVIQAARLPAALDKDCVVLPDAHRPTLPGRHESPYLRAILDEDANVSTETGATDSPPKPHAEAPRTRETSTEREEVSVGQPCSNAESLAECKDSAGGSSPNREPPSLTLCGSPAAELSDAAVPRDIPCLESPTSQPEATNRDFDPASLSIEPPELTNSESLQPVDPVLVSRLPVDSSSSGPLADQNETNTDADGAEHLSAEIVPESVKMEVTESPVASTSTTKPQASFEFKCLQENLDPRPPVVVTPMEMSDDESSATKDQEMCDAQKSENQVPSSSLEEQLTTELSSELYMEATPSDRKTESSYEDSSLAAIQPAGHSDLSSSSCSSSGGSSMSSGSSMSGGSSMSGGGGSSTSGGSSSNTSGSSSPQSAEPESDCCGTKLKLRSSDEEADLHLSHPRKRKMPKPPFCQPGPAQELERESGEAVQQQQSLAAIVASVKLEEIEPYQTERANPYYEFLHIRRKIEEKRKVLCSVAPQPPQYYDEYVTFNGSYLLDGNPLSKLCIPTITPPPSLPEQLKEMFKQQEVVRMKLRLQHSIEREKLIVSNEQEVLRVHYRAARTLANQTLPFSACTVLLDAEVYNMPQDVQSDDGKTSVRDRFNARQFMSWLQDVDDKFDKLKTCLLMRQQHEAAALNAVQRLEWQLKLQELEPATYKSTGIFEIPEFYIPLVEVNDDFDLTPI; the protein is encoded by the exons ATGGCCAAACCCGGTAGCGACAGAGATGGCGCCATGGTGGAAAAGCAAGCGGGGAAGAAG TGCAAAGACAAGTTGTCCCCATTCACCAAGACGCCCAAGCTGGACCGGAGCGAGTTGCTGGCAAAGGAAGGCAAAGTCAAGTCTTCCATGAAGCGCAAGCTCTCCTTCACAAACAGTCCGCCCCGGACCACCACGGACGAGCGAGACTCGGACACCG AGCTCAAGTGGCACACGCATCTCAACATCAACCGTTGGGAGGCGGATCTGCGCCCATCTCTGCTTTACGGGGTCCGACCGCTGCAAGGAAACTGTGTCGACGCGAggacgacaacaacaaaaggaa ATGAGTCAGACCCAGGCCAGTCCGCTGAGACCTGGGGTGAGAGATTAGCGGCCCCTTGCCGGACGTACGCAG ATAAGGATGGACCAGATAAGAAGAAAGTGAAAAAGGAGGCCGGGGGCAAGAAGTCGCAAGCTCCCAACCTTTTGTTTGGCTACCCGCTGTCCGAGCGCAAGCAGATGGCTCTGCTCATGCAAATGACGGCCAACAGTCCAG ATTCCACGCCCAGCCACCCCTCGCAGACCACGCCGGTGCCCAAGAAGGTTCCCAGCAGCGCCTCGTCGCGGCAGAAGGACAAGGTCAACAAGCGCAACGAGCGTGGCGAGACGGCGCTGCACATGGCCGCCATACGGGGTGACGCCAAGCAAGTCAAGGAGCTCATCAGCTTGGGAGCTGATGTCAACGTCAAGGACTTTGCAG GCTGGACCCCGCTTCACGAAGCTTGTAACCTGGGTTACTACGACGTGGCGAAGGTGCTAATCGCAGCCGGCGCTGAGGTGAACACGCAGGGTCTGGACGACGACACGCCTCTCCACGACGCGTCCAGCAGCGGCCATAAAGAC ATTGTGAAGCTGCTCCTGCGCCACGGCGGAGACGCCTTCCAGGCCAACAAGCGCGGTGAGCGGCCGGTGGACGTGGCCGACTCGGAGGAGCTGGAGCGGCTGTTGAAAGGAGAGGCAGTGCTCTCCGAGCAGGGTGACAGCTCCTCGG ACTCGGAGGATTCGCCATCCGTCAACCCGTCCAGCGTGGACGACTCTGACGCAGAGAAGGACTCTGACGCTAAAGCTaagtcgtcgtcgtcgtgcAACCCGGACCTGGACGAGTACGAGTTCAaggacgaggaagaggaggaagacctGAGTAAAGTGCTCAATGACCGACATATCCTGCGGCGAGAATTGCGGCAGAGGGAGAAGGAGGACAAAGAGCACGGCGCTGTGGCCGGGAAGCAGAGCGCCAAGGGGGAAGCCAAGTCCAAGAAGCCCAAGATCCCTCGGCTGCACTGCAGCTCAGACTCATCCAGCGACGAGCGGGAGAGCCTCCCCGACAGGAGGAACTCACCCACCTGCTCGCAGAGTTCGGAGGGCATCAAggtaaaaaaagacagcggcGAGCAGAAAGACAAGGGCAAATTCAAGAGGAAGAACAAAAgccagaataaaaacaaagaaaaccaagAGGACGGGAAGGAGAACAGCAAGACGCTGGTCCTCCAGCTGGCCGCCGCTGCGGAGAGCGCGGACAAGGGGCGCGAGGAGGACTCCTTCAAGATGTCCTTCAGCCCCAAAGACGACTCGTCGGTGCACCTCTTCCACTTGTCGGCCATCAAGTCACCCAAACTCAACCACGGCCTGGCCGACAAGCACGCGGCGCCGCTCAAGCAGGAGAACAGCTCGTGTCCCACCGACGCCATCAAGTACAACCACTACTCGGACGTGGACTTCTCCACGGAAAGCTCCAGCGCCAAGGCCCACAAGCACAAGGAGAAGAGCAAGCACCACCAGCGTGATGGGGAGCGCGACGACGCCCGCACCAGCCCGGGCCCGCTCGCCGGCGTTGagggcgccgccgccgcgcgcAAGACGGACGTGGATGTCAAAGCGGCCAAGAAGCACAAAGTCAAACATAAGGAGAAAGACAAACACCGGAGAGAGTACGAGGCCGAGTGTAGCCGTCACAGGCAGAAGGAGGTCAGGAGAGACGGCCACAGGAATCTGGAGTTTGACAGAGAGTTCTGGAAGGAGAACTTCTTCAAAAGCGACGAGGCGGAAGACACGGCGGCTACAAAACGCCAAGCGGAGGAGCACTGCTCCCTCCAGAGGATGTGCGGCGACGGCAAGGAGGACAAGAGCGCCAAGGAGAAACATTCCAGTGGCAAAGACAAGCGGCCGAGGGACGAGCGTGACAAGGAGAAGGCGGTGAAAAAAGAGCGCAGGGAAGAGAGGACCAGAGAGCGCGACGACAGAGCAAGCGAGCGCATTCCAGATGCCGAGAGCAACCAAAGTATGAAAGAAGAGACGGAGGAGACGGCCATAACTCTCGCTGCCGATCAGGAACATCTGGAGCCCGCGCGCGACAAAACAGACAAGCGGCTCCCGGGAAAAGAgaaggaaatggaaaaaatggagaaaaggCATCCggacaaggaaaaaaagctcaaGTCGGAGCACGCCAGCAGAGCTGAGCCGCAGAGTCAGTTGGAGCGCTGGAAGGAAAAAGAGCGAGCCGGGCCCGCTTCCGCCCACTTCCCGGGCGATAAACTCAAGTCTCTGTCCGCCGCCAAGAAGCACGAAGACGGCCGAAAAAGTCGAGACAAGCGCTCCGATACGGATCACAGAGAAAAGGACCGCGCGGGTTACGACAAGAAGCCGTCGGAGAAAAGCTCAGATCACGGCAGATCCGATCGCTCCAAGGACTGTGagcgaaaaagaaaagacaagctTAAAGATGGGACGCTTTCCTCCACTTCCAATCTGAAATCACTTCTGGAGGAGAAGAAGTCTTATCTCTCTGAAAGTGGCAAGTCCTCATTCACAAAATCCAAAGAAGAGGCAGCGGGGAGGATGCCGGAGAAGGATCGGGACCGGAGGGAGCGAGACAGAGATTCGGACAGGCACAAAGACAAGGAGCGCCACAAGGACCGTTCCCAGCAGAGCAAGGCCAACAAAGTCAAGCCCAGCGAGACGGAAGGTGAAAAGGCCAAGCTCAAAcctcccgccgccgccgccggaaCCCGAGACACCAGGCCCAAAGAGAAGCGCCTGGTCAACGATGACCTGATGCAGACCAGCTTTGAGCGAATGCTGAGCCTCAAGGACCAAGAGATTGAGCAGTGGCACCGCAAGCACCTGGAGAGGATTAAACAGAAGGAAAGGGAGAGGCTCAAACTGAGATCTCTGCCGGACCCTGCCAAGCCCAGGCCCAAGGACCGGACTAAGACGGACACGTGCTTCAGCAAAGAGCTCCTGCGCTCCAAAAGCTCCGAAGCTTCTGACGCCCACTGCAGAGAGAAAGCCCCGAAGGACGTCTCCGCTCTCAGGGCTGTGTCCCTAGACGGAAAGAGCCTGCCCTCCATCGGCGCCAAGGTCATGTCCGCAGTTGAGAACTGCCTGAGCAGATCCCCACGACCCGAGGGTGAGCACTGCAGCCTCATGTCCAGGTCCGTGTCCCTGCTTTCGGTCGCCAGCTCCGAGGACTCCTGCCAGGCGGCCACCTTGACCCCTAAGCACGCGGAGTACGACTCGGACGTGAACTTGGAGCCGGCCGACACGCAGCCCGCCTTCCTGCAGTCCTCCCTGGTCATCCAGGCCGCCAGATTGCCGGCCGCTCTGGACAAGGACTGCGTCGTTCTTCCGGATGCGCACCGGCCGACACTTCCCGGCAGACACGAATCGCCGTACCTCAGGGCCATCCTGGACGAGGACGCCAACGTGTCCACTGAAACCGGGGCGACAGACAGTCCACCGAAACCCCACGCAGAGGCTCCGAGAACAAGGGAGACGTCAACAGAAAGAGAAGAGGTGAGCGTCGGCCAACCGTGTTCAAACGCCGAGTCGCTCGCAGAGTGTAAAGATTCAGCTGGCGGCTCCTCACCCAACAGAGAGCCTCCAAGTCTCACTCTCTGCGGTAGTCCTGCAGCAGAACTTTCTGATGCCGCTGTCCCGAGGGACATCCCCTGTCTGGAAAGTCCAACTTCACAACCGGAAGCGACCAACAGGGACTTTGACCCGGCATCTCTGTCGATAGAACCGCCGGAGCTCACCAACTCTGAAAGCCTCCAGCCCGTGGATCCTGTCCTCGTGAGCAGACTGCCGGTggactcttcttcttcaggccCGCTTGCGGATCAGAATGAAACAAACACCGACGCGGATGGTGCAGAACACCTTAGTGCCGAAATTGTCCCTGAGAGCGTCAAGATGGAGGTGACGGAAAGTCCAGTAGCCTCCACCAGCACCACCAAACCTCAAGCAAGCTTCGAGTTTAAATGTCTGCAAGAGAATCTGGATCCCAGACCTCCCGTTGTAGTCACTCCGATGGAGATGTCGGACGACGAGTCCAGCGCGACAAAGGATCAAGAGATGTGCGATGCACAGAAGTCTGAAAACCAAGTTCCAAGTTCTTCACTGGAAGAGCAGCTGACTACAGAGTTATCCTCTGAGTTATACATGGAGGCGACCCCCTCGGACCGGAAAACCGAGTCCTCGTATGAAGACTCCAGTCTGGCCGCCATCCAACCGGCAGGCCACAGTGACCTGAGTAGTAGCAGCTgtagcagcagcggcggcagcagcatgagcagcggcagcagcatgagcggcggcagcagcatgagcggcggcggcggcagcagcacgagcggcggcagcagcagcaacacctCGGGCAGTTCGTCTCCCCAGTCCGCAGAACCAGAGTCGGACTGCTGCGGCACCAAGCTCAAGCTCCGCTCCTCGGATGAGGAAGCGGACCTGCACTTATCGCACCCGCGTAAAAGGAAGATGCCCAAGCCGCCTTTCTGCCAGCCGGGTCCGGCGCAGGAACTCGAACGGGAGAGCGGCGAAGccgtgcagcagcagcagtcgcTCGCCGCCATCGTGGCCTCGGTCAAGCTGGAGGAGATCGAGCCCTACCAGACAGAGCGCGCCAACCCTTACTACGAGTTCCTGCACATTCGGAGGAAGATCGAAGAGAAACGCAAGGTGCTGTGTAGCGTGGCGCCGCAGCCGCCGCAGTACTACGACGAGTACGTCACCTTCAACGGCTCCTACCTCCTGGATGGGAACCCGCTCAGCAAGCTGTGCATCCCCACG ATAACTCCGCCTCCCTCACTACCCGAGCAACTGAAGGAGATGTTCAAGCAGCAGGAGGTGGTCCGCATGAAACTGCGCCTGCAGCACAGCATCGAGAGG GAGAAGCTGATCGTGTCCAACGAGCAGGAAGTCCTGCGCGTGCACTATCGGGCGGCGAGGACGCTGGCCAATCAGACGCTGCCGTTCAGCGCCTGCACCGTGCTGCTGGACGCCGAAGTCTACAACATGCCCCAAGACGTCCAG AGCGACGACGGCAAAACGTCGGTGAGGGACCGATTCAACGCCAGGCAGTTCATGTCCTGGCTGCAAGATGTCGACGACAA